In one Diprion similis isolate iyDipSimi1 chromosome 6, iyDipSimi1.1, whole genome shotgun sequence genomic region, the following are encoded:
- the LOC124406637 gene encoding tetratricopeptide repeat protein 28 isoform X2 produces the protein MSHRDISEVEPEGTSALAAGSRALFLETVRRSNAACQNGDYPLAATLYSEALALDPLSHVLYSNRSAARLKMGQFALALQDAVRATELNPQWHKAYYRQGVALQCLGRHGEALAAFSAGLARDSSNCQLLSGLVEASLKSPLRTTLEPTFQQLRAMKLDESPFVVISVVGQELLGAGQYRAAAGVLEAALSIGTCSLKLRGSVFSALSSAYWALNSLDKAISYMQQDLGVARSLGDTQGECRAHGNLGSAYFSKGSFKEALTAHRYQLVLAMKCKDTQAAASALTSLGHVYTAIGDLPNALASHKQCVQLVKQMADRLQEAREIGNVGAVYLAMGEFESAVDCHTQHLRIARRLGDRVEEARAFSNLGSSHHYRRNFGQAMAYHENVLRIAQELGDRVVETRAYAGLGHAARCAGDLAQAKLWHQRQLDVALATKDKVAEGRACSNLGIVYQLLGEHDAALKLHQAHLGIARALGDTAGMGRAYGNIGNAYNALGYYEQAIKYHKQELTISKEVNDRSSEASTHGNLAVAYQAVQGHEAALRHYRAHLAIARELKDAAGEACALLNLANCLSSRGRFEEAVPYYENYLMLSQELHDVEGEAKACHFLGYAHYCLGNHREAVRYYDQDLALAKDLQDKSGMGRAYCNLGLAHLALGNLDTALECQKYYLAGKFRALGNIGDCLLRLGEAEEAIKMHQRQLSLARQAADRSLEAAAYGALGVAHRATRNLDKALGFHTQELTLRQEAGDLRGECRAHGNLGAVHMALGQYTHAVKCYQEQLERARELADSGVEAQALGNLGIARLNMAHYEDAIGYFEQQLATLEPLSTGTALLDKARALGNLGDCYEALGDPEEAIKCHDQQLTAATRLRSVRDQERAYRGLGRAREALGNLQQALVCFEKRLVAAHEVDSPEARGAAYGDLGRVHAALGNHEQAVSCLSHQLTLARGLGDRAGEAEAASGLGAVHLLMDDPSSALRHHQLELSIAEGLDAAGLQARACANLGVTQEALGQFEEAIRLQEQSLSLAAAAGDQPARAAAFSSLGRLHHLRGDLSRALSYLQSGLSLSEGLGRREEAARLRHRLGLVHWEAGEATTSVEQLERAANLLESLDGCPPPPSGQPSRADLLSNTYRMLQKVLVSLNRPEEALNWAERSRRCKNRTPDDATHYSEIIDRQRGVILYFSEAETELHAWCLAPGRGLLRFHSAALEDGISLEKRVSLAREALLGESNESVEEPGKIPSRGHRLNASSYSLSSLFSVGSVSSRAGSARWGRGVKGPVWQAPAPVQSLYDLLLAPFEDLLPPARKELILVVEKSLYLAPLPALQSSPGEDYLCERFSLLVVPSLAALRRRSRTPMPEGGATVAALVAGNPNVPDEIREEYGWPESVISADTEAGIVAELLESRPLIGNEATRSAVLRALPDAECVHLTTPVLWKSASIALTADQREEPADKPEYLLTCSDISRLRLTARLVVISSGHCWSGGENTSTSSDGIQQMVKTLLGTGAQCVLIGMWPVPPTAGSILLRAFYSAMLQGARASRALAEAMQTVQHTRHFAHPANWAGWLLLGGDARLSNKVALMGQALAELIRSGPDQSRDALRVTLHLVEKSLQRIHRGQKNAMYTTQRSIENKVGEAAGWRELLMSVGFRFEPAGNGIPSSVFFPQSDPEERLTRCSASLQALLGLGPASLHALVRLLQVPEAAEDVISAMRRASCATEGQEVSLPVRVWRAAGSHELFASLGFDLMEVGQSEVTLRTGKQASRRAVQFALQALLALFDTQEAPKSLSLDSSSSMESLASVSQTEKISPDPPRLGGAFASYVRHRGEPDGKTTEAPNIPISQQSRSNCGGESDAAFTPSPPIALNLNHQTRIRNLYSDQNPRPGSSSSSSATDWESGHATVLRRQPLPPLPATVLERLSVRTEVGPTSPRKPRHPTSTEDINPQTEGSQPSEAHPHNLRNLATSLTSLTRELTPTISEVYHERNLGLGLAPSLSKLLEEVGSVQDNDQNQISRATHSQTQNWLQNEPELCRRDEADGRSIAESQCSATSSNKIHRKAPPPPV, from the exons ATGTCTCATAGGGATATCTCTGAG GTGGAGCCCGAAGGTACGTCGGCCCTGGCCGCTGGATCTCGGGCTCTGTTTCTGGAAACAGTGCGCAGAAGTAACGCAGCTTGCCAGAATGGAGACTACCCCCTAGCTGCTACATTGTACTCGGAAGCCCTTGCCCTAGACCCTCTCAGTCACGTGTTGTACTCAAATAGATCTGCGGCTCGTTTAAAGATGGGACAATTTGCTCTAGCTTTACAAGATGCAGTAAGAGCAACGGAACTTAATCCCCAATGGCACAAA GCATATTATCGGCAAGGAGTAGCCCTCCAATGCCTAGGCAGACATGGAGAAGCCTTGGCAGCTTTCAGTGCTGGCTTGGCAAGAGATTCATCCAATTGTCAACTGTTGTCCGGGTTGGTGGAAGCTTCGTTGAAATCACCTTTACGCACAACCCTAGAACCAACCTTCCAGCAACTCAGGGCAATGAAACTGGATGAATCACCATTTGTAGTTATATCTGTGGTTGGGCAAGAGTTGCTAGGAGCTGGGCAATATCGAGCGGCAGCTGGTGTCTTAGAAGCAGCGCTATCCATTGGAACATGCAGTCTGAAACTAAGGGGCTCAGTCTTTTCTGCCCTATCTAGCGCTTACTGGGCTCTCAATTCATTGGACAAGGCAATCAGTTACATGCAACAAGATTTAG GTGTTGCACGTTCATTGGGTGATACTCAAGGCGAATGCAGAGCACATGGCAACTTGGGATCAGCGTATTTTAGCAAAGGCAGCTTCAAGGAAGCTTTAACAGCACATAGATATCAACTGGTTTTAGCCATGAAATGTAAAGATACCCAGGCAGCTGCATCAGCGTTGACGAGCTTAGGGCATGTCTATACAGCTATCGGAGATTTACCAAATGCTTTAGCATCACACAAGCAATGCGTTCAATTAGTAAAACAAATGGCGGATCGCCTACAAGAAGCAAGAGAAATTGGTAACGTAGGAGCAGTTTACTTGGCAATGGGCGAGTTCGAAAGTGCTGTTGATTGTCACACACAGCATCTGAGAATAGCTCGACGTCTGGGAGACCGAGTAGAAGAAGCCAGAGCATTCAGTAACTTGGGATCGTCGCATCACTATAGAAGAAACTTTGGTCAAGCTATGGCTTATCATGAAAATGTTTTAAGAATAGCTCAGGAACTTGGCGATCGAGTTGTGGAGACAAGAGCTTATGCTGGACTTGGGCATGCAGCAAGATGTGCAG GTGATCTTGCACAAGCAAAGCTCTGGCATCAGAGGCAACTGGATGTAGCCCTTGCGACAAAAGATAAGGTAGCGGAAGGACGTGCCTGTAGTAATTTGGGAATCGTGTATCAACTGCTAGGAGAACACGATGCAGCGTTGAAGCTTCATCAAGCCCACCTAGGTATTGCCAGAGCTCTTGGGGACACTGCTGGTATGGGAAGGGCATATGGAAACATTGGGAACGCCTATAATGCATTGGGTTATTACGAACAAGCAATAAAATATCACAAACAAGAGTTGACGATAAGTAAAGAG GTCAATGATCGTAGTTCGGAAGCAAGCACACATGGAAATTTAGCCGTTGCATATCAAGCTGTACAAGGACACGAAGCAGCCTTGAGACATTATCGAGCTCACCTCGCAATAGCTCGCGAATTGAAAGATGCAGCTGGAGAAGCTTGCGCGCTGCTTAATCTTGCCAACTGTCTCTCATCCCGTGGTAGATTTGAAGAAGCTGTTCCATACTATGAAAACTATCTTATGTTATCTCAGGAACTTCATGACGTAGAGGGGGAAGCGAAGGCTTGTCACTTTCTGGGTTATGCCCATTATTGCCTTGGCAATCATCGAGAAGCAGTGAGATATTACGATCAAGATTTAGCTTTGGCCAAAGATTTGCAGGATAAATCTGGAATGGGAAGAGCATACTGCAATTTAGGTCTTGCACACTTAGCTCTTGGAAATTTAGACACAGCTTTGGAATGCCAGAAATATTATTTGG CTGGAAAATTTAGAGCTCTAGGCAATATCGGAGATTGCCTTTTACGCCTCGGTGAAGCTGAAGAAGCTATAAAAATGCACCAGCGCCAGTTGAGTCTTGCGCGACAAGCAGCTGACCGTAGCCTCGAAGCAGCAGCATATGGAGCTTTGGGTGTTGCACATCGAGCAACGAGAAATTTGGATAAGGCCCTCGGATTTCATACGCAAGAACTGACATTGAGGCAAGAAGCAGGAGACTTAAGAGGAGAGTGTCGAGCCCATGGTAACTTGGGTGCTGTTCATATGGCTCTGGGCCAGTACACACATGCGGTCAAGTGTTACCAGGAACAATTGGAGCGAGCGAGAGAATTAGCAGACTCTGGTGTTGAAGCCCAGGCTCTAG GAAATTTGGGTATAGCTAGACTCAACATGGCCCACTATGAAGATGCAATTGGGTATTTTGAGCAACAACTGGCAACTTTGGAACCACTTTCGACAGGAACAGCGTTACTTGATAAAGCTAGAGCTCTTGGTAATTTAGGCGACTGTTACGAAGCATTAGGGGATCCTGAAGAGGCGATCAAATGTCATGACCAACAGCTGACTGCTGCAACTAGACTTAGAAGTGTTCGGGATCAAGAACGAGCCTACAGAGGATTGGGAAGAGCACGTGAGGCTCTAGGAAATTTGCAACAAGCCTTAGTTTGCTTTGAAAAAAGATTAGTAGCTGCACATGAAGTTGATAGTCCTGAAGCAAGAGGAGCAGCTTATGGCGATTTAG GAAGAGTGCATGCTGCACTGGGCAATCATGAACAGGCTGTCAGTTGCCTATCACATCAACTGACTCTTGCCAGAGGTTTGGGTGATAGAGCTGGGGAGGCTGAAGCAGCTAGTGGTCTTGGTGCTGTTCATCTTCTTATGGATGATCCGAGTTCAGCTTTGCGACACCATCAACTGGAACTATCTATTGCAGAAGGATTGGATGCTGCTGGACTACAAGCACGAGCTTGTGCGAATCTTGGAGTAACACAAGAAGCACTTGGCCAATTTGAGGAAGCTATTAGATTACAAGAACAATCATTGAGTTTGGCTGCTGCAGCCGGTGATCAGCCAGCTAGAGCAGCTGCTTTTTCCAGTCTGGGCCGTCTTCATCATTTACGTGGAGATCTATCGCGAGCATTAAGTTATTTACAGTCTGGACTCTCATTATCTGAGGGATTGGGTCGAAGAGAAGAAGCCGCCAGGTTGAGACACAGATTGGGCTTAGTTCATTGGGAAGCTGGAGAAGCTACAACATCTGTGGAGCAGCTTGAGAGGGCAGCCAATTTATTAGAATCTTTGGACGGTTGTCCACCTCCTCCTTCTGGACAGCCAAGCAGAGCAGATTTACTTTCCAACACATATAGAATGTTGCAGAAAGTTTTAGTAAGCTTGAATAGACCCGAGGAAGCTCTAAATTGGGCAGAACGATCTCGGAGATGTAAAAATCGAACTCCAGATGATGCCACACattattcggaaataataGATAGACAGCGAGGTGTTATATTGTACTTCAGTGAAGCAGAAACCGAATTACACGCCTGGTGTTTGGCACCTGGTCGGGGTCTGCTCAGATTTCATTCTGCAGCTCTAGAAGATGGGATAAGTTTGGAGAAAAGAGTTTCATTGGCTCGCGAAGCCCTACTGGGAGAGTCAAACGAGTCTGTAGAAGAACCTGGAAAAATACCATCAAGAGGACATCGCTTAAATGCAAGTTCTTACAGCTTAAGTAGTTTATTCAGTGTGGGATCAGTAAGCTCGCGTGCTGGGAGTGCACGTTGGGGCCGAGGAGTTAAAGGGCCAGTTTGGCAAGCTCCTGCTCCCGTGCAAAGCCTTTATGACCTTCTCCTTGCACCATTTGAAGACCTTCTACCACCAGCAAGAAAGGAACTTATACTGGTTGTCGAGAAATCTCTATACTTGGCTCCTTTACCTGCGCTACAATCAAGTCCAGGCGAAGATTATCTTTGTGAGAGATTTTCTCTACTGGTTGTCCCGTCACTAGCAGCATTGAGGCGGAGATCAAGAACCCCGATGCCAGAAGGTGGAGCAACGGTAGCTGCACTAGTCGCAGGAAATCCGAATGTACCCGATGAAATCAGAGAAGAATATGGATGGCCAGAAAGCGTAATATCTGCAGACACAGAAGCTGGAATTGTTGCAGAGCTTCTAGAGTCCCGACCATTGATTG GCAACGAAGCTACAAGATCAGCTGTTTTGAGAGCATTACCAGATGCTGAATGCGTTCATCTGACAACCCCTGTTCTTTGGAAATCTGCAAGCATAGCTTTAACTGCTGATCAACGCGAGGAACCAGCTGACAAACCAGAATACCTTTTGACCTGTTCAGATATTTCGAGGTTGAGATTAACAGCCCGTCTAGTTGTAATATCAAGTGGTCACTGCTGGAGCGGAGGGGAAAATACAAGCACAAGTTCCGATGGAATCCAACAAATGGTGAAAACTTTACTGGGCACAGGAGCACAATGCGTACTAATAGGAATGTGGCCTGTACCACCAACGGCAGGAAGTATTCTATTGAGAGCTTTCTATAGTGCAATGCTGCAAGGTGCTAGAGCTTCTAGGGCATTGGCAGAAGCTATGCAGACTGTACAACATACAAGACATTTTGCGCACCCAGCTAACTGGGCAGGATGGCTTCTTCTTGGCGGAGATGCTAGACTTTCAAATAAG GTGGCACTGATGGGTCAAGCTTTGGCAGAGCTTATACGAAGTGGTCCAGATCAGAGTCGAGATGCGTTAAGAGTAACACTACATCtagttgaaaaatctttgcaaAGAATACACCGAGGCCAGAAAAACGCAATGTATACAACACAGCGTAGCATTGAGAATAAAGTTGGCGAGGCTGCTGGCTGGAGAGAATTGCTTATGTCAGTTGGATTCAGATTTGAACCAGCTGGCAATGGAATCCCATCGTCAGTATTTTTCCCGCAAAGCGATCCTGAAGAAAGATTGACCAGATGTAGTGCCAGCTTACAAGCATTACTCGGATTAGGACCTGCTTCTTTACATGCTCTCGTCAGACTTTTACAG GTACCAGAAGCTGCCGAGGATGTAATCTCTGCAATGCGAAGAGCAAGCTGTGCAACTGAAGGTCAAGAAGTTAGTTTACCTGTCAGAGTATGGCGGGCTGCAGGATCGCACGAACTATTTGCCAGTTTAGGATTTGATTTGATGGAAGTGGGACAATCAGAAGTTACATTAAGAACTGGAAAGCAAGCCTCACGCCGAGCTGTACAATTTGCACTGCAAGCACTGCTAGCTCTGTTTG ATACTCAAGAAGCTCCCAAAAGTCTTAGCCTAGATTCCAGCAGCTCAATGGAAAGTCTAGCTTCGGTATcacaaactgaaaaaatttcgcctGATCCACCAAGACTCGGAGGAGCTTTTGCAAGTTACGTAAGACATCGTGGGGAACCAGATGGAAAAACTACCGAAGCACCTAATATTCCGATTTCTCAACAATCTCGGAGTAACTGTGGAG GAGAGTCAGATGCTGCATTTACACCGAGTCCTCCAATTGCCTTGAATCTGAATCACCAAACACGAATCAGAAATTTATATTCTGACCAAAATCCCAGACCTGGTTCTAGTTCTAGCAGTTCAGCAACGGATTGGGAAAGCGGACATGCGACTGTCTTGCGCCGTCAACCGCTTCCACCGTTGCCTGCTACTGTCCTTGAAAGGTTAAGTGTGAGAACGGAAGTTGGACCTACTTCGCCTAGAAAACCTCGCCACCCTACTTCGACTGAAGACATCAATCCGCAGACTGAAGGTTCTCAACCATCGGAAGCTCATCCTCATAATTTAAGAAACCTGGCAACATCATTGACTAGTTTAACTCGCGAACTGACTCCAACGATCTCTGAAGTATATCATGAACGAAACTTAGGCCTTGGTTTAGCGCCATCTTTATCTAAACTTCTTGAGGAAGTTGGTTCTGTCCAAGACAATGATCAGAATCAGATTTCTAGGGCAACCCATAGCCAGACTCAAAACTGGTTGCAAAATGAACCGGAGTTATGCCGAAGAGATGAAGCAGATGGTAGATCAATTGCCGAATCTCAGTGCAGTGCGACTAGCTCTAATAAAATACATAGGAAGGCTCCCCCACCCCcagtataa